Proteins encoded within one genomic window of Chloroflexota bacterium:
- a CDS encoding glutamate synthase subunit beta: MGEPTGFMEHERELPAHRPPLERLADWSEFDLPFPDEKLQVQGARCMDCGIPFCHAGRLINGMTAGCPINNLIPEWNDLVYRGLWKEALIRLLKTNNFPEFTGRVCPAPCEGSCTLGINEPPVTIKSIEHAIIDRGFEQGWIQPEPPALRTGRRVAVVGSGPAGLACAAQLNMVGHSVTVYERADRIGGLLMYGIPNMKLDKGIVQRRVDLMAAEGITFVTNTEIGKDIPGQELREQFDTVVLCGGATKPRDLPVEGRDLQGIHLAMTFLRDNTKRLLDGGGGAVHLSARDLDVIVIGGGDTGTDCVGTSLRQGCRSVAQFEILSEPPGERQLDNPWPEWPRILRVDYGQEEVIARDGSDPRSYDIMTKTFAGDDQGRVREVHTVQVEWVTGDNGSRPYPREIPGTERVWPAQLVLLAMGFLGPEDTLLDQLDVARDHRSNARAAYGHFSTSVAGVFAAGDMRRGQSLVVWAINEGRGAAREVDRYLMGETNLP; encoded by the coding sequence GTGGGAGAACCGACTGGATTCATGGAACATGAGAGGGAACTGCCGGCCCATCGTCCGCCGCTGGAAAGACTGGCAGATTGGTCGGAGTTTGATCTGCCCTTTCCGGACGAAAAACTGCAAGTCCAGGGCGCCCGTTGCATGGATTGCGGCATTCCCTTTTGTCACGCCGGTAGACTGATCAACGGCATGACCGCGGGCTGTCCCATCAACAATCTGATTCCGGAATGGAACGATCTGGTCTATCGCGGACTCTGGAAAGAGGCTTTGATCCGCCTGTTGAAGACCAACAATTTCCCTGAGTTCACCGGGCGGGTCTGTCCAGCGCCCTGTGAGGGCTCCTGTACGCTGGGCATCAACGAGCCGCCGGTCACTATCAAGAGCATCGAACATGCCATCATCGACCGTGGTTTCGAACAGGGTTGGATACAGCCGGAGCCTCCTGCCCTTCGCACCGGACGGCGGGTCGCAGTGGTTGGGTCCGGGCCGGCAGGGCTGGCATGCGCGGCACAACTCAACATGGTCGGCCACAGCGTCACTGTCTACGAACGGGCCGACCGTATCGGTGGGCTACTGATGTATGGTATTCCCAACATGAAGCTGGATAAGGGCATCGTGCAGCGCCGTGTCGATCTGATGGCCGCGGAGGGGATCACCTTTGTCACCAACACCGAGATCGGCAAGGATATCCCCGGTCAGGAATTGCGAGAGCAGTTCGACACCGTGGTTCTTTGTGGTGGCGCCACAAAACCGCGCGATCTGCCGGTCGAGGGACGGGACCTGCAAGGCATTCACCTCGCCATGACATTTTTGCGGGATAACACCAAACGACTGCTGGATGGGGGTGGCGGCGCTGTCCACCTTTCAGCCAGGGATCTGGATGTGATCGTCATCGGGGGAGGCGACACGGGTACCGATTGCGTGGGCACTTCCCTGCGCCAGGGTTGTCGCAGTGTGGCCCAGTTCGAAATCCTGTCGGAGCCGCCGGGCGAGCGTCAGCTGGACAATCCCTGGCCGGAGTGGCCTCGAATCCTGCGCGTCGATTACGGCCAGGAAGAGGTCATCGCCCGCGATGGGTCCGACCCGCGAAGCTATGACATCATGACCAAGACCTTCGCGGGGGACGATCAGGGCCGAGTCAGGGAAGTACACACTGTCCAGGTCGAATGGGTGACCGGAGACAATGGCAGCCGACCCTATCCCAGGGAGATCCCCGGCACCGAACGGGTGTGGCCAGCTCAATTGGTGCTGTTGGCCATGGGGTTTCTGGGCCCGGAGGACACCTTGCTCGACCAACTGGACGTTGCACGGGATCACCGGTCCAATGCCAGAGCGGCCTACGGCCATTTCTCCACCAGTGTGGCGGGGGTCTTCGCCGCCGGCGACATGCGCCGGGGCCAGAGCCTGGTCGTATGGGCGATCAACGAAGGCCGCGGCGCCGCGCGCGAGGTGGACCGCTATTTGATGGGGGAGACCAACTTACCCTGA
- a CDS encoding multiheme c-type cytochrome — MVRKTPLILLLVLVLFSMSLIAAGAWDPIPVEDDPLVRIPGTQPNQVALEDLRQCTNCHQGDLVEPVGPWIGSMMAQAARDPLFFAAMTVAGQDSIRFTGTPNAMDLCERCHFPKGWLEGRSDPPNASLMAGDDYDGVQCDFCHRMWDPFFDETATGAREGDLDGNDQIDPEEWVQYWDETDASGTPSTAAAAATYASDATLAQGIQFFNGAPFFENNQPPEDYDENGGGQFFVTSDSSFKRAPFADAESRSHNPGYSRYHKSRYFCGSCHDVSNPVLANLGEDPAEPLPSEVNPAYSYFHIERTFSEFMASAFAAEGGAPGEGPYDPATFQTSYANNYIAKCQDCHLPDVEGRAGTGRKGLYRTGDPATTESVEHPNSGQPFHDMTGGSAWVAWMLASAVPGSPNYDQTNYDLFNQGPAVLTLDMTAGEGLDPDMLLDGVDRSRQQLVQAAAIPLDQVTYGRSSGDLDFRIVNYTGHKLISGYPEGRRMFVNIKAYDAAGELILEINPYDYTAGTLKGLNYPYIDPTPPSLPVVPIPEPLEVNQRYVDELVYEVHPSSSLTGEDESFHMVLADDRYKDNRIPPRGFDLNEAAERLILPRWHGDDAEDYFTAEENAGGYDQVSINIGEGAADVELTLYYQTTSREFVEFLRDEINGTGNLTLPPPSPENDSYIIQTDPFFSQLKAWGDTIWQLWAHNMSVDGAKPFTMTQTIYSVPLAVDLAYFEAKPGRKGIDLTWETVSEIDHLGFNLYRSDGLEGRKVRLNAALIPSPTPGSSGGNTYAWIDRKARSGRDHWYFLETIDITGNGEIVGTTMVAFEQPLYREPLPEPTESQSRAGPVPAGQ, encoded by the coding sequence ATGGTACGAAAAACGCCACTGATCCTGTTGCTCGTTCTTGTACTTTTTTCGATGTCCCTGATCGCGGCTGGCGCCTGGGACCCCATACCCGTCGAGGATGATCCCCTGGTCCGTATTCCAGGGACCCAACCCAACCAGGTGGCTCTGGAGGATCTTCGCCAGTGTACCAACTGCCATCAAGGGGATCTGGTAGAACCTGTCGGCCCCTGGATAGGCTCGATGATGGCACAGGCGGCCCGAGACCCCCTGTTCTTTGCCGCCATGACGGTTGCCGGCCAGGACTCGATCCGCTTCACCGGCACACCCAACGCCATGGATCTCTGTGAACGCTGTCATTTTCCCAAGGGCTGGCTGGAAGGACGTTCCGATCCGCCCAATGCCTCGCTGATGGCCGGTGATGACTACGATGGGGTCCAGTGCGACTTCTGCCATCGTATGTGGGATCCGTTCTTCGATGAGACAGCCACCGGTGCGCGCGAAGGGGATCTGGATGGCAACGACCAGATCGATCCCGAAGAGTGGGTGCAGTACTGGGATGAAACCGACGCCAGCGGCACGCCGTCGACCGCAGCCGCAGCCGCCACCTATGCCAGCGATGCCACCCTGGCTCAGGGCATCCAGTTCTTCAACGGTGCTCCCTTTTTTGAGAACAATCAGCCGCCTGAAGATTACGATGAGAATGGCGGTGGTCAATTCTTCGTTACGTCAGATAGCAGTTTCAAGCGAGCTCCTTTTGCCGATGCTGAATCGCGATCCCACAATCCCGGCTACAGCCGCTATCACAAGAGCCGCTATTTCTGCGGTTCCTGTCACGACGTCTCCAATCCGGTGCTGGCGAATTTGGGAGAGGATCCGGCCGAGCCCTTGCCGTCCGAAGTAAACCCGGCCTACAGTTACTTTCACATCGAAAGAACCTTTTCCGAGTTCATGGCATCTGCCTTTGCCGCGGAGGGAGGCGCTCCCGGGGAAGGCCCCTACGATCCTGCCACATTCCAGACCTCGTATGCCAACAACTACATCGCCAAGTGCCAGGATTGCCACCTTCCCGATGTGGAAGGCCGGGCCGGTACCGGCAGAAAAGGCCTCTATCGCACCGGGGATCCGGCGACGACCGAGAGCGTCGAACATCCTAACAGTGGTCAGCCGTTCCACGACATGACTGGCGGCAGCGCCTGGGTAGCCTGGATGCTGGCCAGTGCTGTGCCAGGCTCCCCCAACTACGATCAGACCAACTACGATTTGTTCAACCAGGGTCCCGCTGTGCTGACGCTGGACATGACCGCCGGCGAGGGACTGGACCCTGATATGCTGCTGGATGGGGTAGACCGGTCCAGGCAGCAGCTGGTGCAGGCCGCAGCCATTCCCCTCGATCAAGTCACCTACGGCCGGTCCAGCGGCGACCTGGATTTTCGTATCGTAAACTACACCGGCCACAAGCTGATTTCAGGCTATCCGGAAGGCCGGCGCATGTTCGTGAACATCAAGGCATATGACGCCGCAGGAGAGCTGATTCTGGAAATCAATCCCTATGACTACACTGCCGGTACCTTGAAGGGATTGAATTATCCCTATATAGATCCAACACCTCCTTCACTACCTGTTGTGCCAATTCCTGAACCCCTTGAGGTCAACCAGCGCTACGTGGACGAACTGGTCTATGAGGTGCATCCTTCCAGCAGCCTGACAGGCGAGGATGAGTCCTTCCACATGGTACTGGCGGATGATCGCTACAAGGACAACCGCATCCCGCCCAGGGGGTTTGATCTGAACGAAGCCGCGGAACGGCTCATTCTTCCCCGATGGCACGGCGACGATGCCGAGGACTATTTCACTGCGGAGGAGAACGCCGGCGGCTACGATCAGGTGTCAATCAACATTGGCGAGGGCGCCGCTGACGTGGAGCTCACGTTGTACTACCAGACCACCAGTCGCGAGTTCGTCGAGTTCTTGCGGGATGAGATCAACGGCACAGGCAACCTGACATTGCCCCCACCGTCGCCCGAGAACGATTCGTACATCATTCAGACCGACCCCTTCTTTTCCCAGCTCAAGGCCTGGGGCGACACGATCTGGCAGCTGTGGGCCCACAACATGTCGGTCGATGGCGCCAAGCCATTCACGATGACTCAGACGATCTACAGCGTTCCCCTGGCGGTGGATTTGGCCTATTTCGAGGCCAAGCCGGGCAGAAAGGGCATAGATCTGACCTGGGAGACCGTCAGCGAGATCGATCACCTGGGTTTCAACCTGTATCGATCTGACGGGTTGGAGGGACGCAAAGTGCGGCTGAACGCCGCCCTCATTCCGAGCCCGACACCGGGCAGCAGCGGGGGCAACACCTATGCCTGGATCGATCGCAAAGCCCGATCAGGCAGGGACCATTGGTATTTCCTGGAAACTATCGATATCACCGGCAATGGCGAGATAGTTGGAACCACCATGGTTGCATTCGAGCAGCCATTGTATCGCGAACCGCTGCCCGAGCCCACCGAAAGCCAGTCTCGGGCGGGACCGGTGCCTGCCGGACAATAA
- a CDS encoding sialidase family protein yields the protein MLTKTAIFQQQLDRPMTHCATLTELPDGTLLAAWFAGAYETSPDVVIQSARLAPGSSGWSTPQVMAELPGHSVGQPVFLKRPDGGLWLFFVGIMGREWTSAQPFLQRSSDGGESWSTPGRLIDYPGLMFRSRPVILTGRIILPVYDENSWKSRMMISDDDGKSWRLTDPIKTPPGNIHPCVVRLDDGRLLAYLRTGGSGGVIWRTTSDDRGDTWHKPRPTELANPNSGLDLLRLQDGSLVLAYNHSDRLRTPLCVALATENEAWGRPRTIEDAPAEFSYPTLLQSQNGTIHMVYTYRRQHIHHAAFPQTWLHERQKSDEPKH from the coding sequence ATGCTGACCAAGACAGCGATCTTTCAACAGCAGCTCGATCGGCCCATGACCCACTGTGCAACTCTGACCGAGCTGCCCGATGGGACGCTCCTGGCCGCCTGGTTTGCTGGCGCCTATGAAACCTCACCCGATGTGGTGATCCAGTCAGCTCGCCTCGCACCCGGGTCCAGTGGCTGGTCGACGCCGCAGGTGATGGCTGAACTGCCTGGCCACTCGGTGGGCCAACCGGTGTTTCTCAAACGCCCCGATGGCGGGCTGTGGTTGTTTTTCGTTGGCATCATGGGCAGGGAATGGACCAGCGCCCAGCCCTTTTTGCAACGCTCGTCAGACGGGGGAGAGAGCTGGAGCACACCCGGGCGGCTGATCGACTATCCCGGGCTGATGTTCCGCAGTCGTCCCGTGATACTCACAGGACGGATTATATTGCCAGTCTACGATGAGAATTCCTGGAAAAGCCGAATGATGATCTCCGACGATGATGGAAAAAGCTGGCGGTTGACCGATCCGATAAAAACGCCGCCGGGTAATATCCATCCCTGCGTCGTCCGGCTCGACGACGGTCGCCTTCTGGCCTATTTACGTACCGGTGGCAGTGGCGGAGTCATTTGGCGCACCACGTCCGATGACCGCGGTGACACGTGGCACAAACCCCGGCCAACAGAGCTTGCCAATCCCAATTCCGGTTTGGATCTGCTGCGCCTGCAGGATGGCTCGCTTGTGCTGGCCTACAACCACAGTGACCGGCTGCGAACGCCCCTGTGTGTGGCGTTAGCGACCGAGAATGAAGCCTGGGGCAGGCCACGCACCATCGAGGATGCTCCGGCTGAGTTTTCCTACCCAACCTTGCTGCAATCGCAGAACGGCACGATTCACATGGTCTACACCTATCGCCGGCAGCACATCCATCACGCGGCTTTCCCACAGACATGGTTGCATGAGAGGCAGAAGAGCGATGAACCAAAACATTGA
- a CDS encoding dihydrodipicolinate synthase family protein, with amino-acid sequence MNQNIEGVIVPILTLFDETGQLDAPAMTSLVDFLVERGISGLFPGGTTGEGLLLSTRERQRLAEITVEAAEARVPVIVHTGAITTAETLALTEHARAIGAQAVAIVPPFYYHHSDETLLQHFEQVAAAVPDFPVYLYNNPAVANNSLSPALVFNLVDRCSNIVGIKDSSGSIDYLAAMTSLRGGAFNTASGSDGQILAAQAIGCHACVSGNANVVPELVVSLFDAASAGDLILARRLQRQLNKVRRIVEDGADLSLFKAIVVRRGLAGSSVVRAPLREMSSSQIENRWQALSRLNLVPSPAGDLLSEKEAP; translated from the coding sequence ATGAACCAAAACATTGAAGGCGTGATCGTTCCCATCCTCACCCTGTTCGATGAGACCGGCCAGCTTGACGCGCCCGCGATGACATCGCTGGTCGATTTTCTGGTCGAGCGCGGAATCAGCGGCCTGTTTCCCGGTGGCACGACCGGCGAGGGACTGCTTCTGTCCACGCGCGAACGGCAACGGTTGGCCGAGATCACGGTTGAAGCGGCTGAGGCACGTGTTCCCGTCATTGTGCACACCGGCGCCATCACTACCGCCGAAACGCTGGCGTTGACGGAACATGCCCGGGCCATTGGCGCCCAGGCCGTTGCTATTGTACCGCCCTTCTACTATCATCACTCCGACGAAACCTTGCTGCAACACTTCGAGCAAGTCGCTGCTGCGGTGCCCGATTTTCCAGTCTACCTGTACAACAATCCAGCGGTTGCCAACAACAGCCTGTCTCCCGCTCTGGTGTTCAATCTGGTTGACCGGTGTTCCAACATTGTCGGCATCAAGGACAGCAGTGGATCGATAGACTACCTCGCCGCGATGACATCGCTTCGAGGTGGCGCGTTTAACACGGCCAGTGGCAGCGATGGACAGATTCTTGCCGCGCAGGCGATTGGCTGCCATGCCTGCGTGTCTGGAAACGCCAATGTGGTGCCGGAGTTGGTCGTGTCCCTCTTCGACGCCGCGTCGGCTGGTGATTTGATCCTCGCCCGCAGACTCCAGCGGCAACTCAACAAAGTGCGCCGGATCGTTGAAGATGGCGCTGATCTTTCCCTGTTCAAGGCGATAGTGGTCCGTCGCGGCCTTGCTGGTTCATCTGTTGTGCGGGCGCCGCTCAGGGAGATGAGTTCCTCGCAGATCGAAAACCGGTGGCAGGCATTGTCCCGGCTGAACCTGGTGCCATCCCCGGCCGGTGATCTTCTTTCCGAAAAGGAGGCGCCATGA
- a CDS encoding extracellular solute-binding protein, protein MKRNFTWLGLSLLIVLSLLLAACVAPTVPAPAPAEPVAEAPAEAEAPAAEDVVTLEFWGGWTGPDGDIMADLVDQYNAENDGVEVTLTRQQWSPLFDAFIVSASAEEAPDILAMHPQEMPQFAELGLLKPLDEIVAQSDVINAGNYLASAWDPNVYKGALYGTPLDLHMHGLFYNVDLFEQAGIEGPPATGDELLETARLLTVDANGLHPGDEGFDAETVEQYGINMHTNHHAFFQWWSLLNQLGGTILSEDGSACAIDIDKGTQAWQWLQDLVYEHGVAPQGQTDYPRDFLSGRTAMMIDGPWRMPSLEAAQEETGFNWAAAPYPVVFDQPAVWGSAHIFTLPTFADPDKEAEAVAFLEWLAANSSAWANAGQLPAFAAVMESEEFLNMPGRAAFIEMMPHEKIFPNTPKYSEIFASNAPTPMMVMAQNIMLEQGDARAAVEAACAGIDAILSTP, encoded by the coding sequence ATGAAACGCAATTTCACCTGGCTGGGCCTCAGCCTACTGATCGTTCTGAGCCTGTTACTGGCTGCCTGTGTGGCGCCAACTGTTCCGGCGCCCGCGCCGGCGGAGCCGGTTGCAGAAGCCCCCGCCGAGGCAGAAGCGCCTGCGGCGGAGGATGTAGTCACACTGGAATTCTGGGGCGGGTGGACAGGCCCCGACGGCGACATTATGGCAGACCTGGTTGACCAGTACAACGCCGAAAACGATGGCGTAGAGGTCACCTTGACGCGCCAGCAGTGGTCGCCCCTCTTCGATGCCTTCATCGTTTCGGCCAGTGCCGAGGAGGCTCCCGATATCCTGGCCATGCATCCCCAGGAAATGCCCCAATTTGCCGAGCTGGGTTTGCTCAAACCTTTGGACGAGATCGTCGCCCAGTCGGATGTGATCAACGCCGGGAACTACCTGGCCAGCGCCTGGGATCCCAACGTCTACAAGGGTGCTCTCTACGGCACCCCGCTCGACCTGCACATGCATGGTCTTTTTTACAACGTCGATCTGTTCGAGCAGGCGGGTATCGAGGGACCACCCGCTACCGGGGATGAACTGCTGGAGACGGCTCGCCTCTTGACGGTCGATGCCAATGGCCTGCATCCCGGTGACGAGGGCTTTGACGCCGAGACCGTCGAACAGTACGGCATCAACATGCATACCAACCATCACGCCTTCTTCCAGTGGTGGTCGCTGCTGAATCAGCTTGGTGGAACGATTCTCTCTGAGGATGGTTCAGCCTGCGCCATCGATATCGACAAGGGCACGCAGGCCTGGCAGTGGCTGCAGGATCTGGTTTACGAGCACGGCGTGGCGCCGCAAGGCCAGACCGACTATCCCCGTGATTTCCTGTCAGGACGAACGGCCATGATGATCGACGGCCCCTGGCGTATGCCATCCCTTGAGGCCGCCCAGGAGGAAACAGGCTTTAACTGGGCAGCGGCTCCCTACCCCGTGGTCTTCGACCAGCCGGCTGTATGGGGCAGCGCCCACATCTTCACCTTGCCAACCTTCGCCGATCCTGACAAGGAAGCGGAGGCGGTGGCGTTCCTGGAGTGGCTGGCTGCCAACTCCAGTGCCTGGGCCAATGCCGGTCAGTTGCCGGCTTTCGCCGCGGTCATGGAGTCGGAGGAGTTCCTGAACATGCCGGGACGTGCGGCTTTCATCGAGATGATGCCCCACGAGAAGATCTTCCCCAATACGCCCAAGTACAGCGAGATATTCGCATCCAACGCACCCACCCCCATGATGGTGATGGCGCAGAATATCATGCTTGAACAGGGCGATGCGAGAGCTGCCGTCGAGGCGGCCTGCGCGGGAATCGACGCGATTCTGTCAACCCCGTAA
- a CDS encoding sugar ABC transporter permease — MPILPRQNPSQGQLNEGKTSSSRSSWRAAPYLFILPYMLFFVIFRLGPSLAGLGIAFTNWAAVGTPKWVGLGNFEAMVRDPLLKDAVLNTILFTALTVPLLIGLGLGLALFMNQPYRGRELGRVAVFTPFVVMSTVVGVLWTWLLEKDFGLINVTFGLDIPWLVSKDYAMLAIVMTTVWWTVGYNMVLFLAGLQDIPRELYEAARIDGAGRFQLLRRITLPLLAPTMFLVLMLTIINTFQVFDQVFVMTSGGPGTSTLTLVQYVYTTAFQFRKFGYGSAVAVLLFAILVLLALIQTRAYRRGLEGVTE, encoded by the coding sequence ATGCCAATCCTGCCCCGCCAGAACCCTTCCCAGGGCCAATTGAACGAGGGAAAAACCTCTTCCTCTCGTAGCAGTTGGCGCGCCGCTCCCTATCTGTTCATACTGCCTTACATGCTGTTCTTCGTGATCTTTCGCCTGGGCCCATCGCTGGCTGGGCTGGGCATTGCGTTTACCAACTGGGCTGCCGTGGGAACGCCCAAGTGGGTTGGTCTGGGCAATTTCGAAGCCATGGTGCGCGATCCGCTGCTCAAGGACGCGGTGCTGAATACAATCCTGTTCACGGCGCTGACGGTGCCGTTGCTGATCGGGTTGGGACTGGGGCTGGCGCTTTTCATGAATCAGCCCTACCGAGGCCGGGAGCTGGGGCGGGTCGCCGTGTTTACTCCCTTTGTGGTCATGTCTACCGTGGTGGGCGTGTTGTGGACGTGGCTGCTGGAAAAGGATTTCGGCCTGATCAACGTGACCTTCGGGCTTGACATTCCCTGGCTGGTGAGCAAGGACTATGCCATGTTGGCCATTGTGATGACGACGGTCTGGTGGACGGTGGGCTACAACATGGTGCTATTTCTGGCCGGACTGCAGGATATTCCCCGGGAGCTGTACGAGGCAGCTCGCATCGACGGCGCGGGCCGTTTCCAGCTGCTGCGGCGGATCACACTGCCCCTACTCGCTCCCACCATGTTTCTGGTGTTGATGCTGACGATCATCAATACCTTTCAGGTATTTGACCAGGTATTCGTGATGACTTCCGGCGGGCCGGGAACATCAACGCTGACTTTGGTCCAATACGTGTACACCACCGCCTTTCAGTTCCGCAAGTTTGGCTATGGTTCGGCAGTAGCGGTGTTGCTATTCGCCATTCTTGTGCTGCTGGCCTTGATCCAAACACGTGCCTATCGGCGCGGCCTCGAGGGAGTCACCGAATGA
- a CDS encoding carbohydrate ABC transporter permease, which yields MRTQGSLLRFVWYIALVIIVILALAPLIWMISTSLKPETQITTTEIRWIPETITLENFQAVLDHHAMLRWTMNSLIVAVTATALVLVLDSLAGYALARMHFLGRDLLFLLILSMLFVPIQITVVPLFLLFSKMGLTDSHVALIWPVGATVTGVFLMRQFFLSVPTELEDAARVDGANDLRIWWSVVLPLARPALTAVAIITFLSTWNSFFWPLIVTRSDAVRTLPVGIAQFMSLRPGMAQAAQAYGQSMAGAVIAALPPVIVFFVLQRHFIEGISMTGLKG from the coding sequence ATGAGAACGCAAGGCAGTTTGCTGCGTTTCGTCTGGTACATCGCCTTGGTGATCATCGTCATCCTGGCCCTGGCGCCGCTGATATGGATGATATCCACCTCGCTGAAGCCAGAAACTCAGATCACGACCACCGAGATCCGCTGGATACCTGAAACCATCACGCTGGAGAACTTCCAGGCTGTGCTGGACCATCATGCCATGCTGCGCTGGACAATGAACAGCCTGATCGTCGCTGTCACCGCGACCGCGTTGGTGTTGGTCCTGGATTCACTGGCTGGTTATGCGCTGGCACGTATGCATTTCCTGGGGCGAGATCTGCTTTTCCTGTTGATCCTCTCCATGCTTTTCGTGCCCATTCAGATTACCGTGGTGCCCTTGTTCCTGCTGTTTTCCAAGATGGGCTTGACGGATAGCCACGTTGCCCTGATCTGGCCGGTGGGAGCGACCGTTACGGGAGTTTTCCTGATGCGCCAATTTTTCCTGAGCGTGCCAACTGAGTTGGAGGATGCCGCGCGCGTCGATGGCGCCAACGATCTGCGCATCTGGTGGTCTGTTGTCTTACCCCTGGCACGACCTGCCTTGACTGCCGTGGCGATAATCACCTTTCTTTCTACCTGGAACAGTTTCTTTTGGCCCCTTATCGTTACTCGCAGCGACGCCGTGCGGACCCTGCCTGTGGGGATCGCCCAGTTCATGAGCCTGCGTCCCGGCATGGCCCAGGCCGCGCAAGCGTATGGTCAGTCGATGGCCGGTGCTGTCATTGCTGCCCTGCCCCCCGTCATCGTCTTCTTCGTTCTCCAGCGCCACTTCATCGAAGGCATTTCGATGACGGGCTTAAAGGGCTAA
- a CDS encoding Crp/Fnr family transcriptional regulator translates to MQKSEIAAIISASDLLKGLTSEECMVFVDAGKLRHAPPGTFLFHQEDSVDACFFMLTGRVRLAQLTPGGKQVIVDIISPERYFGLFVAIAGMTHPVSAETIEDSTVYCWETETVRELMLQFPRVALNSVELIAKRFVRLQGRVQKLATERVEQRVAHTLLDISRFVGKEIENGAMIDLALSHQDLAEMAGTNIYSVSRVLRKWEHDDIVSIGRQRILLRNPDHLRLLVEGG, encoded by the coding sequence ATGCAAAAAAGTGAAATTGCAGCCATCATCAGTGCTTCCGACCTGCTAAAGGGCTTAACGTCCGAGGAATGTATGGTGTTTGTCGATGCCGGCAAATTACGCCATGCACCACCTGGTACCTTTCTGTTCCATCAGGAAGACTCCGTAGATGCCTGTTTCTTTATGCTGACTGGCAGGGTACGCCTGGCGCAGTTAACACCGGGTGGCAAGCAGGTGATCGTGGATATCATCTCTCCTGAACGCTACTTTGGTCTTTTCGTGGCTATTGCCGGCATGACGCACCCTGTCTCGGCAGAAACTATCGAGGATAGTACTGTCTATTGCTGGGAGACGGAAACAGTGCGGGAGTTGATGTTGCAATTCCCCCGCGTTGCGCTGAATAGCGTCGAGTTGATCGCCAAGCGCTTTGTGCGATTACAGGGCCGGGTGCAAAAACTCGCCACCGAGCGAGTCGAGCAACGCGTTGCCCACACCCTGTTGGATATATCTCGATTCGTGGGCAAAGAGATCGAGAACGGTGCAATGATCGATCTGGCGCTTTCGCATCAGGACCTGGCAGAAATGGCAGGAACAAATATCTATAGCGTCAGCCGGGTGTTACGCAAATGGGAGCATGACGACATTGTCTCAATTGGCCGCCAACGCATACTGCTTCGCAACCCAGATCATCTGCGCCTCCTCGTAGAAGGTGGCTAA